A region from the Lentimonas sp. CC4 genome encodes:
- a CDS encoding heavy metal translocating P-type ATPase — protein MTSEAEPLKSDNWSAGLARFLQENAAVEALRVDSGHRKVEIATFGPVNLDMLQQSLAETIRLIEADTDTSAAVGVSIEKEADGGIRLQKATCLTAPMLWHWRELEWPVAEDAEEETGEEWRLLALLAGGCAVLGMSGWIVSYVEAAPAWVSIVFYIGAMIAGGWDAFEDAKEGLPKGELDIHFLMLAVAVGAALIGAWAEGALLLFLFSFSAALEHFALYRTRREINSLFDAAPKSATVRDASGGEREVSVSAVNVGDVVVVKPGAQFPVDAEVIQGKSAADESNLTGEAVPVSKFVGDTVFSGTINLWGAVDARTLRPVSESALQKVIRLIREAQHLKAPSQRFTDKFGTRYTIGILTLTTVMFFVWWLGFGIAPFTNTEAGFSAFYRAMTLLVVASPCALVLSIPSAILAAIAWGARHGILFRGGAAIEKMAEVDLVALDKTGTLTTGEMEVDSIESFPAGREREAAELAYSLEAHGSHPIGRAIKKYAKAQGLERRVIDDFQAMSGKGVQGREGETLCVLGRRELLADGPLAEWIKDVPEPAPEFSENWILKDDLIARILLKDQIRVESKPILEKLKSMGVRTVMLTGDRRGAAESVGREIGIEAVRSGLTPEGKVAAIQEYSKDGYKVAMVGDGVNDAPSLAAAYVSVAMGARGSDAALEQSEVVLMKDRIENYLAATDLSHRARAIIRQNLTIALGTVVLMVAAAILGWIPLSVGVFAHEGSTVVVCLNSLRLLFFTDTSSSLEA, from the coding sequence ATGACATCGGAAGCAGAACCATTGAAATCGGATAATTGGTCGGCTGGCTTGGCTCGCTTTTTACAGGAGAATGCTGCTGTGGAAGCACTACGGGTGGATTCCGGGCATCGTAAAGTTGAGATCGCGACGTTTGGACCAGTCAATCTGGACATGTTGCAGCAGAGCTTGGCCGAGACGATTCGGTTGATTGAGGCCGATACCGATACGAGCGCTGCGGTTGGAGTCTCGATTGAAAAGGAGGCGGACGGTGGGATTCGTTTGCAGAAGGCGACGTGTTTGACTGCGCCGATGTTGTGGCATTGGCGTGAATTAGAATGGCCAGTTGCGGAGGATGCCGAGGAAGAGACAGGTGAGGAGTGGCGCTTGCTTGCTCTGCTTGCGGGTGGGTGTGCGGTTCTTGGGATGTCGGGCTGGATCGTTTCCTATGTCGAAGCTGCGCCTGCGTGGGTGTCGATCGTGTTTTATATCGGCGCGATGATCGCTGGTGGTTGGGATGCTTTTGAAGATGCGAAGGAAGGCCTGCCAAAGGGCGAGCTCGATATCCACTTCTTGATGTTAGCAGTGGCAGTTGGAGCGGCGTTGATTGGCGCATGGGCGGAAGGAGCCTTGCTGCTGTTTCTGTTTTCGTTCTCGGCTGCGTTGGAACATTTCGCGCTGTATCGGACGCGTCGTGAGATTAATAGTTTGTTTGATGCGGCACCGAAGTCAGCGACGGTGCGCGATGCCTCGGGCGGTGAACGTGAGGTGTCAGTGTCGGCAGTGAATGTCGGCGATGTCGTGGTGGTGAAGCCTGGTGCTCAATTCCCTGTCGATGCCGAGGTGATTCAAGGGAAGAGTGCGGCGGATGAGTCGAATCTGACGGGTGAGGCGGTTCCTGTGTCGAAGTTCGTCGGCGATACTGTTTTTAGCGGCACGATCAATTTGTGGGGCGCAGTGGATGCGCGGACGCTGCGGCCAGTGAGCGAAAGTGCGCTCCAGAAAGTGATTCGTTTGATTCGAGAGGCGCAGCATTTGAAGGCGCCGAGTCAACGCTTCACTGACAAGTTTGGGACGCGCTATACGATTGGTATTCTGACGCTGACGACTGTGATGTTCTTTGTCTGGTGGTTGGGCTTCGGTATCGCGCCCTTTACAAATACTGAGGCAGGATTTTCAGCGTTTTATCGAGCGATGACCTTGCTGGTGGTGGCGAGTCCCTGTGCGTTGGTGCTGTCGATTCCATCGGCGATTCTTGCAGCGATTGCGTGGGGTGCGCGGCACGGCATCTTGTTTCGTGGTGGTGCTGCGATCGAAAAGATGGCGGAGGTGGATCTCGTGGCGCTTGATAAAACTGGCACGCTCACGACGGGCGAAATGGAGGTGGACTCGATTGAGAGCTTTCCTGCGGGGCGCGAGCGTGAAGCGGCGGAGTTGGCGTATTCGCTGGAGGCGCATGGTTCGCATCCGATCGGACGTGCAATTAAAAAGTATGCAAAAGCGCAGGGCTTGGAGCGCCGTGTGATTGATGACTTTCAAGCCATGAGTGGCAAAGGTGTGCAGGGGCGGGAGGGCGAGACGCTGTGTGTGCTCGGCCGCCGTGAACTCTTGGCGGACGGGCCGTTGGCTGAGTGGATTAAAGATGTGCCTGAGCCTGCGCCTGAGTTTTCGGAGAACTGGATATTGAAGGACGACTTAATTGCCCGTATTTTACTGAAGGATCAGATCCGAGTGGAATCAAAGCCGATTTTGGAAAAGCTCAAATCGATGGGCGTGCGCACGGTGATGTTGACCGGTGATCGACGCGGTGCGGCAGAGTCTGTGGGGCGTGAGATCGGCATCGAAGCAGTGCGCTCTGGGCTGACGCCGGAGGGTAAGGTGGCTGCCATTCAGGAGTATTCGAAAGACGGATACAAAGTGGCGATGGTCGGCGATGGTGTGAATGACGCGCCGAGTCTTGCTGCTGCGTATGTCTCTGTGGCCATGGGTGCGCGTGGCAGTGATGCCGCACTGGAGCAAAGCGAGGTGGTGCTGATGAAGGATCGAATTGAGAACTATCTAGCGGCGACGGACTTGAGCCATCGTGCGCGTGCGATCATACGCCAGAATCTGACGATTGCATTGGGCACAGTGGTGCTGATGGTCGCTGCGGCGATTCTAGGTTGGATTCCGCTCAGTGTCGGTGTCTTTGCTCATGAGGGCAGCACCGTAGTTGTGTGCCTAAATAGCCTGCGGCTGCTGTTTTTCACAGATACCTCTTCGAGCCTAGAGGCTTAG
- a CDS encoding metal ABC transporter permease produces the protein MTWVSIDTWIVIVGILAAVSCALLGNFLVLRKMSMMGDAISHAVLPGLAIAFLITGARASLTMFIGAAVVGILTAVFTQWVSRFGKVDEGASMGIVFTTLFALGLLLIVQAADHVDLDASCVLYGAIEMTPLDVVWRPEVFGTVWQVPRAALVLLPVCVVNLLFVVLFFKELRITSFDSELATTMGINANVMHYMLMTLVAITTVAAFEAVGSIIVIAMLIVPAASAHLLTDRLDVMVIISVLLSVVAAVLGHVSAIVLPGWLGLDPDVVDATSTSGMMAVMAGVIFAVVLFCAPRHGILVKKFRRLETGS, from the coding sequence ATGACTTGGGTTTCAATAGATACGTGGATTGTCATCGTCGGGATACTGGCGGCGGTTTCGTGTGCGCTACTGGGTAACTTTTTAGTGCTGCGTAAGATGAGTATGATGGGCGACGCGATCAGTCATGCGGTGTTACCTGGCTTGGCGATTGCCTTTTTGATTACAGGTGCACGTGCGAGTCTGACGATGTTTATCGGTGCGGCGGTGGTGGGTATTTTGACTGCGGTCTTTACGCAGTGGGTGAGTCGCTTCGGCAAGGTGGATGAAGGGGCTTCGATGGGCATCGTTTTTACGACGCTATTTGCGTTGGGCTTGTTGCTGATCGTGCAGGCGGCGGATCATGTGGATCTGGATGCAAGCTGTGTGCTGTATGGTGCGATTGAAATGACGCCACTTGACGTGGTGTGGCGTCCTGAAGTGTTTGGCACTGTCTGGCAAGTGCCGCGTGCGGCGTTGGTGTTGCTGCCTGTTTGTGTGGTCAACCTGTTGTTTGTGGTGCTGTTCTTTAAGGAGCTGCGTATTACTTCGTTTGATTCCGAGCTCGCGACGACGATGGGGATCAATGCGAATGTTATGCATTATATGTTGATGACCTTGGTTGCGATTACGACCGTGGCGGCGTTTGAAGCGGTGGGAAGTATTATCGTGATTGCGATGTTGATCGTGCCAGCGGCGTCGGCGCATTTGTTAACGGATCGTTTAGATGTGATGGTGATCATCAGTGTGCTGTTGTCCGTTGTTGCCGCTGTCTTGGGGCATGTCTCTGCCATTGTATTGCCAGGGTGGCTAGGGCTCGATCCTGATGTGGTGGATGCGACATCCACTTCCGGTATGATGGCAGTGATGGCTGGGGTTATTTTTGCGGTGGTGCTGTTTTGTGCGCCACGCCATGGAATATTGGTGAAGAAGTTCCGTCGGCTAGAAACGGGCAGCTGA
- a CDS encoding iron chelate uptake ABC transporter family permease subunit, with protein sequence MFELTDIFDVLLLRQYNTRLVVICTMLLGCACGLMGGFLLLRKRSLMGDTLSHATLPGVCLAFFVGVMMGGQGKSLPLLLLGATVTGVLGCGTVLFIRNRSRIKDDAAMGIVLSVFFGAGVALLTMVTKMPEGAAAGLESFIYGKTASMVLSDFKLLSVVTGSVLLLSGLLFKEFRLLCFDESYAASQGWPVKFLDVLLIALVTAVTVAGLQAVGLILIIAFLITPAAAARFWTDRLDRMLLLSALIGGVSGWMGASVSALIPNMPAGAVIVLVAAAFFLFSMLFGGERGVVVRWLRQLNLKRSVGRQHLLRALYEILEADDTSLRIRAVPFRQVRGRRTWSDSQLRRTLGQAYDDGLVDTVGKDDSITLTEAGLEAAAKVTRNHRLWELYLIEYADVATSRVDRDADAVEHVLGEKLVALLEAKLVKRHPASDLNVPASPHPITPGD encoded by the coding sequence ATGTTTGAGCTGACTGATATTTTCGATGTGCTGCTGTTGCGTCAGTATAATACGCGACTGGTAGTGATCTGCACCATGTTGCTGGGCTGTGCCTGTGGGTTGATGGGCGGATTTTTGTTGCTGCGTAAACGCTCGTTGATGGGGGATACATTGTCGCATGCGACTTTGCCGGGTGTGTGTCTTGCATTCTTCGTCGGTGTGATGATGGGCGGGCAGGGCAAGTCGTTGCCCCTATTATTACTCGGGGCCACGGTCACTGGTGTGTTGGGGTGTGGCACGGTTTTATTTATTCGTAATCGTTCGCGGATTAAAGATGACGCGGCGATGGGGATTGTGCTGAGCGTATTTTTCGGTGCGGGTGTGGCATTATTGACCATGGTGACGAAAATGCCAGAAGGTGCTGCGGCTGGATTGGAATCATTTATTTATGGTAAGACAGCATCGATGGTGTTGAGTGATTTTAAACTGCTGTCTGTGGTGACAGGTAGTGTGTTGCTGTTGTCAGGTTTACTCTTTAAGGAGTTTCGACTGCTTTGTTTCGACGAATCTTATGCGGCTTCTCAGGGCTGGCCGGTGAAGTTTTTAGACGTGTTGCTGATCGCTTTGGTCACTGCGGTGACGGTGGCTGGTCTGCAAGCGGTCGGGTTGATCTTGATCATCGCATTTTTAATTACACCAGCGGCGGCGGCTCGTTTTTGGACGGATCGATTGGATCGGATGTTATTGCTTTCTGCGCTGATCGGTGGGGTGAGCGGTTGGATGGGAGCGAGCGTGAGCGCGTTGATTCCGAATATGCCGGCGGGGGCAGTGATCGTGTTAGTGGCGGCTGCGTTCTTTTTATTTAGTATGTTGTTTGGTGGGGAGCGCGGCGTGGTGGTGCGTTGGCTGCGTCAGTTAAATTTAAAGCGAAGTGTTGGACGCCAGCATCTGTTGCGGGCGTTGTATGAAATTCTTGAAGCGGATGATACGAGTCTGCGCATTCGTGCGGTGCCTTTCCGTCAGGTGCGCGGTCGTCGCACATGGAGCGATAGTCAATTGCGCCGCACTTTAGGGCAGGCTTACGACGACGGATTGGTCGATACTGTGGGTAAGGACGATTCCATTACGCTGACCGAGGCCGGGTTGGAAGCTGCTGCGAAGGTGACCCGGAATCACCGTTTGTGGGAACTGTATTTGATCGAATATGCTGATGTGGCAACGAGCCGAGTGGATCGCGATGCGGATGCGGTGGAGCACGTCTTAGGCGAAAAACTAGTAGCGCTGTTAGAGGCGAAATTAGTGAAACGACACCCCGCGAGCGATCTAAACGTTCCGGCGAGCCCTCACCCGATTACACCTGGAGACTGA
- a CDS encoding metal ABC transporter ATP-binding protein, with protein sequence MNTVSKEQLQSAPLVGASGQSLPLVIRDLTVAYHRKPVVWDIDLEIPEGKLVSIVGPNGAGKSTLIKACLDLIPRTSGEVSIYGETYAKARKRVGYVPQRESVDWDFPVSALDVVAMGTYGKLGWFRRVSKRSKALALQALDRVGLADYAHRQISQLSGGQQQRTFLARALVQDADVYFMDEPFAAVDAATERAIVELLKELQQRGKTCLVVHHDLATVPQYFDWTVLLNMRVVASGPTKDVFHEENLRKTYGGKLSLLSEAAQALAKSL encoded by the coding sequence ATGAACACAGTCTCCAAAGAACAATTACAGTCCGCGCCGTTGGTCGGTGCGTCGGGTCAGTCATTACCTCTGGTGATTCGTGATTTGACGGTGGCGTATCATCGTAAGCCAGTGGTTTGGGATATTGACCTCGAGATCCCCGAGGGGAAGTTAGTCAGTATCGTTGGCCCGAATGGGGCCGGAAAGAGCACGTTGATTAAAGCTTGTTTGGATTTGATTCCGCGCACGTCGGGGGAGGTTTCGATTTATGGAGAGACCTATGCCAAAGCGCGCAAGCGAGTCGGGTATGTGCCTCAGCGCGAGAGTGTGGACTGGGACTTTCCGGTGAGCGCCTTGGATGTGGTGGCGATGGGGACGTATGGTAAACTCGGATGGTTTCGCCGCGTGAGTAAGCGCTCAAAAGCGTTGGCCTTGCAGGCGCTGGATCGTGTTGGCCTTGCGGATTATGCACATCGACAAATCAGTCAGTTATCAGGCGGGCAGCAGCAACGCACCTTTCTTGCGCGTGCCTTGGTGCAGGATGCGGATGTTTATTTTATGGATGAGCCGTTTGCTGCGGTGGATGCCGCGACCGAGCGGGCGATTGTTGAGTTGCTTAAGGAATTGCAGCAGCGCGGTAAGACCTGCCTAGTGGTGCATCACGATTTGGCCACGGTGCCGCAGTATTTTGATTGGACGGTGCTGCTGAACATGCGCGTCGTCGCGTCGGGGCCGACGAAGGATGTGTTTCACGAAGAGAACCTTCGCAAGACGTATGGTGGCAAACTGTCGCTGTTGAGTGAAGCCGCGCAGGCATTGGCGAAATCGTTGTAG
- a CDS encoding GxxExxY protein, whose product MNETDINHLCDTIRECSFGLHKHLRHGHLEKIYENGLAHRLKKLEIVVQQQAPVYDEDGTILGDLNADLLVSGEIIVELKAVRAVNDDHVAQLLGYLRGSGKKYGLLINFGSPKLFIKRYILDPIV is encoded by the coding sequence ATGAATGAAACAGACATTAACCACCTTTGTGATACGATCCGAGAATGCTCGTTCGGGTTGCATAAGCATTTGCGCCACGGGCATCTTGAGAAGATTTATGAGAACGGATTGGCTCATCGACTCAAAAAACTGGAAATTGTAGTTCAGCAGCAAGCCCCAGTTTATGATGAAGACGGCACCATACTTGGTGATTTGAATGCCGACTTACTTGTCTCGGGGGAGATTATCGTCGAATTGAAAGCAGTGCGCGCAGTCAATGACGATCATGTCGCTCAATTGTTGGGTTATCTACGAGGCAGTGGTAAAAAATACGGACTGCTAATTAATTTTGGTAGCCCGAAGTTATTTATCAAGCGCTACATTTTAGACCCAATTGTGTAG
- a CDS encoding zinc ABC transporter substrate-binding protein — protein MKFDRAINSFLVFVVAVLFVGCGSESSSVDTEGSYKVVCTVGMITDVVRNVAGDYAEVEGIIGEGVDPHLYKPTRSDVVKLSGADVVFYNGLLLEGKMTDVLVRIAGSGKPVRAVTELILEDPDYLMEKEDGSEHTDPHVWMDVRGWMLAVPVVADTLSNFDPEHADVYQANAAAYLEKLKVLDAYARDAIASIPEGQRVLVTAHDAFNYLGRATGLTVRGIQGVSTESEAGVRDLENLVNYIADQKIPAVFVETSVADKNVRALVEGAKARGHQVKIGGTLFSDAMGQTGTYEGTYIGMIDHNVTTITNALGGEAPVTGMQGKLTGVVH, from the coding sequence ATGAAATTTGATAGAGCAATTAATTCATTTTTAGTCTTCGTGGTCGCGGTGTTATTCGTCGGCTGTGGCTCAGAGTCGTCGTCGGTGGATACGGAGGGTTCCTATAAAGTGGTCTGCACCGTGGGGATGATTACGGATGTGGTGCGTAATGTGGCAGGTGACTATGCCGAGGTGGAAGGGATCATTGGCGAAGGCGTTGACCCGCACTTGTATAAGCCAACACGCAGTGACGTGGTGAAGCTCAGTGGAGCGGACGTCGTGTTTTATAATGGTCTGCTGCTTGAGGGGAAAATGACGGATGTGCTCGTGCGAATCGCTGGGAGCGGTAAGCCTGTGCGAGCGGTGACGGAGTTGATCTTGGAGGATCCGGATTATTTGATGGAGAAGGAGGATGGCTCGGAGCATACCGATCCGCATGTGTGGATGGATGTGCGTGGCTGGATGCTGGCGGTGCCTGTTGTGGCAGATACGTTGAGCAATTTTGATCCCGAACATGCGGATGTCTATCAGGCCAATGCGGCGGCGTATCTGGAAAAACTGAAGGTGCTGGATGCGTATGCGCGCGATGCGATCGCCTCGATCCCGGAGGGACAACGGGTATTGGTCACCGCGCATGATGCGTTTAACTATTTGGGACGTGCGACGGGGTTGACGGTTCGTGGCATCCAAGGCGTGAGCACCGAATCGGAAGCGGGTGTGCGTGATCTTGAGAATTTGGTGAATTACATAGCGGATCAGAAAATTCCTGCAGTATTTGTTGAGACCTCCGTTGCCGATAAAAATGTGCGTGCCTTGGTTGAAGGCGCGAAGGCACGTGGGCATCAAGTTAAGATCGGTGGAACGTTGTTCTCCGATGCGATGGGGCAAACTGGCACCTATGAGGGCACGTATATCGGTATGATCGATCATAATGTGACAACGATTACGAATGCCCTTGGCGGCGAGGCTCCAGTGACTGGGATGCAAGGTAAACTGACTGGAGTGGTGCACTGA
- a CDS encoding alpha-L-fucosidase produces the protein MSYKHLFTISLLVASTSFAARYHAPHTDGIEPYYQPEETVRYMSGLSEEERATLFAKEGAIDWWLDARFGIFVHWGPSSMLKCSMSWGRMGPRPQHSTDGTVKKGIPQEIYDNQYKLLEAAEFDADEWIKLVKDSGAKYFLFTTKHHDGFSTYDSAVTDYDIMNTPFGRDMTREIVEACNKYDIKIGFYYSQPDWNHPLYAAGENEQYCEAFLFPQIRELLTNYGKIDIMWFDGLGRNPDTWQSPKLMQMIRELQPDIITNHRFAHPPAHMGDFDGPERSIGRFQTNRPWETCTVIGGGWAWMGDAPAMPLPQAISLLVRCAGGGGNLALGVGPNGDGEFLPDHKKRLLQMGDWLKQYGETIYGTQGGPYISGPWGAATYKDDTVYLHILANWSGKLTLPALPAKMLSTTVLSGGTAQVQQTDDALTISMDPKDINPVNTVIALKLDQSAANITPIPTISLPLSIGATATASSEKSAKHTANSIVAGDLKEFSEGIMVKSSWSPAPKDKAPWIQIELTESQSVSQIQIREGKFGAASRVKAFVLEAKVDGAWQAIYAGKRIGGDFGLVLSEPVTSDTFRLRIIKWQGGLNINELELF, from the coding sequence ATGAGCTATAAACATTTATTCACAATCTCGCTGCTAGTAGCATCCACCTCCTTTGCGGCACGCTACCACGCTCCACATACCGATGGTATCGAGCCCTACTACCAACCAGAGGAGACTGTGCGCTACATGAGCGGCCTGTCAGAAGAAGAACGCGCCACTTTGTTTGCCAAAGAAGGTGCGATCGATTGGTGGCTCGATGCCCGCTTCGGTATCTTTGTCCACTGGGGGCCGAGCTCCATGCTTAAATGCTCCATGAGTTGGGGCCGCATGGGGCCACGCCCGCAGCACTCCACCGATGGCACAGTCAAAAAAGGCATCCCGCAGGAAATCTACGACAATCAATACAAGTTGCTCGAAGCCGCTGAGTTCGACGCAGATGAATGGATCAAGCTCGTCAAAGACTCCGGCGCAAAATACTTCCTCTTCACCACCAAGCACCATGATGGGTTCAGCACTTATGACAGTGCGGTGACCGATTACGACATCATGAACACACCCTTCGGCCGCGACATGACCCGCGAGATCGTCGAAGCGTGCAATAAATACGACATCAAAATCGGCTTCTACTATTCTCAGCCCGATTGGAATCACCCGCTCTACGCCGCGGGTGAAAATGAACAATACTGCGAAGCGTTCCTCTTTCCGCAAATCCGCGAGTTGCTGACCAACTACGGCAAGATCGATATCATGTGGTTCGATGGCCTCGGTCGCAATCCCGACACTTGGCAAAGCCCGAAGCTAATGCAAATGATCCGCGAGCTACAACCGGATATCATCACGAATCACCGCTTCGCACACCCGCCCGCACACATGGGCGACTTTGACGGCCCAGAGCGTAGCATCGGTCGCTTTCAAACCAATCGCCCTTGGGAAACCTGCACCGTCATCGGCGGTGGCTGGGCTTGGATGGGCGACGCACCTGCCATGCCACTCCCGCAAGCGATCAGCTTACTGGTGCGTTGTGCTGGCGGTGGCGGCAACCTCGCACTCGGTGTCGGCCCCAATGGCGATGGCGAGTTCCTTCCAGACCACAAAAAGCGCCTGCTCCAAATGGGCGACTGGCTCAAGCAATACGGCGAAACCATCTACGGCACACAGGGCGGCCCTTACATCTCCGGCCCTTGGGGTGCAGCGACCTACAAAGACGACACCGTCTATCTACACATCCTAGCCAACTGGTCGGGCAAACTCACCCTCCCCGCGCTCCCCGCGAAAATGCTCAGCACCACAGTGCTCTCCGGCGGAACGGCACAGGTGCAACAAACCGACGATGCACTCACCATTTCGATGGATCCGAAAGACATCAACCCCGTCAACACCGTGATTGCGCTGAAGCTCGATCAATCGGCCGCAAACATCACACCGATCCCAACGATCAGCCTACCACTCTCCATTGGCGCAACCGCCACAGCGTCTTCCGAAAAGAGCGCGAAGCATACTGCAAACTCAATCGTAGCTGGCGACCTGAAGGAATTCTCCGAAGGCATCATGGTTAAAAGCTCATGGAGTCCAGCCCCCAAGGACAAGGCACCGTGGATTCAAATCGAACTCACAGAATCACAATCTGTATCACAAATTCAAATACGCGAAGGCAAGTTCGGCGCAGCCAGTCGAGTCAAAGCATTCGTCCTCGAAGCCAAAGTCGATGGCGCATGGCAGGCCATCTATGCAGGCAAGCGAATCGGCGGCGACTTCGGCCTAGTCCTGAGCGAACCAGTCACCAGCGACACCTTTCGGCTACGGATAATCAAATGGCAAGGCGGACTCAACATTAACGAATTAGAGTTATTTTAG
- a CDS encoding SGNH/GDSL hydrolase family protein: protein MKPLSITCLLAITSIASASQSISSDDARIQTLGTKYIKQAESGTQYQRHREDVLQSPRKQLGINPDKARNTSGIVLAFNSDSKNITAHFDILAANYMGSGFGAFENGELIEELKLKAKDKTATLKFTSKSKGSSLYEIALPSFAYVAFKGLTIDAGADLQQNPALDKRIYVALGDSISHGVGQDGATHKTWPFLLSRQLNAEVFNLAVGGGKISVPTAAMLSDWEQIDLITVLIGYNDLHFDAKTPAAYAAKYNELLDTIRANHPNTKIYCISLLYTDKPTAKSGHTADEFRAALTQVITQRKSSDKHLFLVKGDSITSKKNLRADNDKDPVHLGVEGAAMLANELAAIIQR from the coding sequence ATGAAGCCCCTATCCATCACTTGCCTACTCGCGATCACGAGCATCGCCTCCGCGAGTCAAAGCATCTCCAGTGATGATGCACGTATCCAAACTCTGGGCACGAAATACATCAAGCAGGCGGAGTCCGGCACTCAGTATCAACGTCACCGCGAAGACGTGCTGCAAAGTCCGCGTAAACAACTCGGTATCAACCCCGACAAAGCGCGCAACACCAGCGGCATCGTGCTGGCCTTCAATAGCGACAGTAAAAACATCACCGCCCATTTCGATATTCTCGCAGCCAACTATATGGGCTCTGGCTTTGGCGCCTTTGAGAACGGCGAACTCATTGAGGAATTGAAGCTCAAGGCGAAAGATAAAACCGCCACGCTTAAATTCACTTCAAAATCCAAAGGGAGTTCACTCTACGAAATCGCACTCCCCAGCTTTGCCTACGTCGCGTTCAAGGGGCTCACCATCGACGCCGGCGCTGATCTGCAACAAAACCCTGCGCTCGACAAGAGGATCTATGTCGCGCTCGGCGACTCCATCAGCCACGGCGTCGGCCAGGACGGTGCGACGCACAAGACATGGCCCTTTCTGCTGTCACGTCAGCTCAACGCCGAAGTCTTCAACCTAGCCGTTGGTGGTGGTAAGATTTCAGTGCCAACAGCCGCCATGCTTTCCGATTGGGAACAGATCGACCTCATCACCGTGCTCATCGGCTACAATGATCTGCATTTCGATGCCAAAACACCCGCTGCCTACGCAGCGAAATACAACGAACTACTCGACACCATTCGCGCCAACCATCCGAATACTAAAATCTACTGCATCAGCTTACTCTACACCGATAAGCCAACCGCCAAGTCAGGGCACACCGCCGATGAATTCCGTGCAGCACTCACGCAGGTGATTACCCAGCGCAAGTCCAGCGACAAGCACCTCTTCCTCGTCAAAGGCGACAGCATCACCTCCAAGAAGAATCTGCGCGCCGATAATGACAAAGACCCCGTGCACCTCGGCGTCGAGGGCGCTGCAATGTTGGCCAATGAATTGGCAGCGATCATACAACGATAG
- a CDS encoding PEP-CTERM sorting domain-containing protein has translation MTKLTPYILGASLCFAGAASAQVLVEQFLFEDGVGTNLTAATNSVGTATFGGTTTVAENASGDMVFGVDATNGNYFNNGTLTEASGYSVGTLELQYTVTGYDMSNTADPSGASAGFGFRDANNTDLFLFRLQHQNNSVRLQHRIGTTNTDLFDFGNEVDTFTTLALRAVANLGTDKVDFYWSIDGAAESSSLGVTIGGTGLAAVTNLRTAATLNSTDMAAGDFVSVESVSVFYTVPEPSSYALIAGLLGLTAVMIRRRA, from the coding sequence ATGACTAAACTCACCCCCTATATCCTCGGCGCATCGCTTTGCTTTGCAGGCGCCGCCTCAGCTCAAGTTCTTGTTGAGCAGTTCCTATTTGAAGATGGTGTTGGAACCAATCTCACCGCGGCAACAAACTCGGTTGGCACTGCTACTTTTGGTGGAACAACAACCGTTGCCGAGAATGCCAGTGGAGATATGGTTTTTGGAGTCGATGCCACCAATGGTAATTATTTCAACAATGGCACTTTGACTGAAGCCAGCGGCTATAGTGTAGGCACACTAGAGTTACAATACACAGTAACTGGATACGATATGTCTAATACAGCAGACCCTTCTGGTGCAAGTGCTGGCTTTGGTTTTAGAGATGCTAACAACACTGACCTTTTTCTTTTTCGTCTACAGCACCAGAACAATTCAGTTCGCCTACAGCACCGCATCGGAACGACAAATACTGATCTGTTTGACTTCGGAAATGAAGTGGATACTTTCACGACTTTAGCTCTTCGCGCTGTGGCTAATTTGGGCACAGATAAGGTCGACTTTTATTGGTCTATTGATGGTGCTGCGGAGTCTTCAAGTCTTGGTGTCACAATTGGTGGCACAGGGCTAGCAGCGGTCACTAATTTGCGCACTGCTGCAACTCTCAATAGCACTGATATGGCTGCTGGGGACTTTGTTTCCGTCGAGTCCGTATCAGTTTTTTATACCGTTCCAGAGCCCAGTTCTTACGCGTTGATCGCGGGTCTTCTTGGGTTGACTGCAGTGATGATTCGCCGTCGTGCTTAA